From Chryseotalea sp. WA131a:
TTGTTCTCCAAACTTGAAAACTTCTTCAAAGTAGGTGGCATTATCAAAATCAAATTCATTGGAGCGAAATGGTCTTCCTAGCAATTCTACCAAGTGGGTAAAAACATCTATGAAGAATCTCTTGTCCTTTGCCGAATCGTCTGGATAAATAAACCTGAGTTGATAAAACGCATTTTCCAACTTGGTTTTGTTTTGCAAAATATCACGATCCAGCAATTGAAAGTATTGCGGATAGAATTCTTGTGGTATCACTTTCACACATCCAAAATCGATAATGCCCAATTTTTTATCGTTTGTGATGATGAAATTGCCTGGATGCGGATCGGCATGCAGCTCTTTTAGCTGATGAATTTGAAAATGATAAAAATCCCACATGGCCTGACCAATCCGGTTGGCTTCTGCCTTCGTCAGCTTTTCGGTTTTTAAAAATTCGCCCAAGGGTTTGCCCTCCAGCCAATCCATGGTAAGAATTTTATCGCTCGATTGCTGCGGGTAATAAGTAGGGAAAACCAAGTTCTCAATTCCTTTGCATTGCTTCGATAAATTGATTGAACGCTTTAGTTCCAGGGTATAGTCTGCCTCTTCCAACATGCGTGCTTGCACTTCTTGAATAAACTCATCGTACTCGGTGGCATTGAGCTTGAACATTCGCAACGCAATTGGCTTGACCATGGCCAAATCGCTTTTGATGCTATCGCCCACCCCAGGGTATTGAATCTTTACTGCCAACTTCTTGCCATTCAACGTGGCTTCGTGTACTTGACCAATGGAGGCTGCATTACGAGCAGAAGTTGTAAACGTATCGAATAATTCGGTAGGTCGTTTTTTAAAATACTTCTCAAACGTGCGAACCACCAATGGATAAGAGAGTGGTGGCGCGCTGTATTGCGCCATCGCAAATTGATTTTGATAAGCACTGGGCAACAGATTTTTGTCCATGCTCAGCATTTGCGCAACTTTTAGCGCACTGCCCTTCAACTGGCTTAATGAATTATAAATATCAGAAGCATTGTCGGCATGCAATTCATCTTTCGAAAGCTCGGGGTTGATAAGCTTCTTGCTATAATGCTTTAAATAATTGCCTCCAATTTTTGCACCCGTGGCAATGAATTTGGTGGCACGTTGTACTTTTCCGGTAGGTATTTGTTCTTGCTCTTTTACGCTGGCCATTAATTTTTTGATTGCTGATAGAGAAACTTCCCAAAATCCAACGCATTGTCTAGCACGCCTTTACCAATTAAATCAAAGGCAAGGGTTACAGATTTTTCGATGGCCACATCGGTCTTTTCAAAACCATTGCTTTCATCGTGTGCCCAAAACTGAAGAATAAACATCAAGTGCAACCAAAAGAGTGAGTGATAACGGTCATCCAAATACGGGCGTTTGGCAATCTCACCCGTGGCCTTGCCTTCGTTCAGAACCAATGAAATCCATTCCGAAAACGCAGCTTTAAATCCTTTCAAAAATACAGGTGTTGAAGCGGGTGTCTTAATCGATTGCAACTGATGCAACACAAAACTGCGGTCGGTCTTTAACAGTTCAACCAAAGAAAAATAGAATGTGAGTATTTTTTCACGCGAACCAAACGTAACATATGCCTCATCTGACTCCATGCGTTGGCGAGTTTGGATAACGTAGGCAGTCCAAATAGACTTTTCGAGGGCATCAAAAGAAGCAAAATGCTGATAAAACTCTTCCTCCTTGATACCTAGGTCTTTACAGAATTTAAAAACCGTGGCGGGTCGTTTTCCTTCCATTAGCACGAATTCGTGATAAGCATGACTGATCTCCGTACCTGTTTTGGTTTCGGCTTTTTTAGCCTTCGATTTTTTAGTAGCTTCCATATGCTTCTCTTAACAGAAAATCCGCCCAAATGGTTAAGGTTTTGGTGTAAAGAATTTTGATATTTGATTCAATGCTCTCTTCGCAATTATCAAAGGTCATTTCATTCGTTTTCTGTGGTTGTTTACTACTCGCTAGCAACCATGCCATTCAAGCCCAATCTGAAAAACCCAAAACAGCTACCTACTATTTTGAATTGGGGGATGCCTCCTTAAAACTCCGAAACTACAGAACCGCCCTTGCTCATTATAATGAAGCCATTCGCCTGGATCCTTTTTTTTGGGATGCGTATTTTGCCCGCGCTATGGCACGCGAGCGATTGGGCGACTTGAAAGGATCGCTGACCGACTACAATATCTTTTTGGAAGCGAGGCCTACCAATGTGGAAGCATTATTTTCGCGGGCAGTTTTGCGCTATCAAAACGGGCAGTGGGCGGTTGCACGAGAAGGCTTCTTAAAGCTATTGACATTACCCCCTGGCGAAACAAATACAGTCTACTTTCAAGTTGACAAAGGTGAAGAGGCGAACAAAATATTTACAACACAAGGCGATACCCGTTGCCTCTACTTCAATTACCTGGGGTTGATTGATCTCAAACTCACCAAGTACAAAACGGCCATTCAGTATTTTGATTCTGCCGTGCGCGTAGACGCATCATGTGCCGATTGTTATCTAAATCGCGGATTGGCCTTTCAGATGGCAAGAGATACATCGAAAGCTATTTCAAGTTACAAA
This genomic window contains:
- a CDS encoding tetratricopeptide repeat protein encodes the protein MLSSQLSKVISFVFCGCLLLASNHAIQAQSEKPKTATYYFELGDASLKLRNYRTALAHYNEAIRLDPFFWDAYFARAMARERLGDLKGSLTDYNIFLEARPTNVEALFSRAVLRYQNGQWAVAREGFLKLLTLPPGETNTVYFQVDKGEEANKIFTTQGDTRCLYFNYLGLIDLKLTKYKTAIQYFDSAVRVDASCADCYLNRGLAFQMARDTSKAISSYKKTIELNPENSLALHNLAVLSGFVGNLKETEKMLGEAIDKNPKLPYSYAERGHVRMKLKNWKGALADFTEALVIDPTDADDWLSRGLVKEKLKDLAGALNDLTEAIKLKDNFEKAWLCRGNVLTNLNRLPEALEDYTLAIHHYPEYGAAYYNRALAYHKLGKQKEACGDLRKAQDLKTKVDSKVFKTICK
- a CDS encoding TetR/AcrR family transcriptional regulator yields the protein MEATKKSKAKKAETKTGTEISHAYHEFVLMEGKRPATVFKFCKDLGIKEEEFYQHFASFDALEKSIWTAYVIQTRQRMESDEAYVTFGSREKILTFYFSLVELLKTDRSFVLHQLQSIKTPASTPVFLKGFKAAFSEWISLVLNEGKATGEIAKRPYLDDRYHSLFWLHLMFILQFWAHDESNGFEKTDVAIEKSVTLAFDLIGKGVLDNALDFGKFLYQQSKN
- a CDS encoding phosphotransferase, producing MASVKEQEQIPTGKVQRATKFIATGAKIGGNYLKHYSKKLINPELSKDELHADNASDIYNSLSQLKGSALKVAQMLSMDKNLLPSAYQNQFAMAQYSAPPLSYPLVVRTFEKYFKKRPTELFDTFTTSARNAASIGQVHEATLNGKKLAVKIQYPGVGDSIKSDLAMVKPIALRMFKLNATEYDEFIQEVQARMLEEADYTLELKRSINLSKQCKGIENLVFPTYYPQQSSDKILTMDWLEGKPLGEFLKTEKLTKAEANRIGQAMWDFYHFQIHQLKELHADPHPGNFIITNDKKLGIIDFGCVKVIPQEFYPQYFQLLDRDILQNKTKLENAFYQLRFIYPDDSAKDKRFFIDVFTHLVELLGRPFRSNEFDFDNATYFEEVFKFGEQLSNMKELRESKKARGVKHAIYINRTYFGLYNLLYDLKASVNTTSWVPF